GAGTATACAGAAAAATGTGGACGGCCAGATTGTGCTTGGCGACAACCTGCGCCCGCTCTTTAACTGGATGATGCCTGAAAACCGGATACATGTTGTTCCCAATGGTTCAAATTATCCCACCATCCCGAAGAATGGAAAAGTGAGCGATAAAGTCCGTATACTTTTCCTGGGCAATTTTATCGGCACTAAAGGCGTACTGATGCTGCTGAAATCTTCCCCTGCTGTTTTTGCAAAGCATAAAAACGTGGAGTTCCTCTTTGCCGGGAACTGGCGGGATGAGCCTACTAAGATTGAGTTTGAGAAATTCCTGAATGAGAACCCGGGTTTGCCGGTGACCATTATTGGCCCGGTACAGGGGCAGGAAAAGTTCGACCTGCTGTCGAGCGCTGATATCTTCGTATTCCCGACATTTTATCCAAACGAGGGACATCCGTGGGTGATCGTGGAAGCGATGTCAGCCGGGTTGCCGGTTATTTCAACGGACCATGCGGCAATTTCAGAATCAGTGCTGGACGGGAAAAATGGATTCCTGGTAGAGAAGCGGAACCCGCAGCAAATAGCCGATAAGATCAACTATCTCATAGAACATCCCGAAGAGAGGAAACGAATGGGTGAGGAAAGCCGCAAGCACTATCTCGCCAATTTTACAGAAGAAAAAATGGTGGAGCGCATGACCAAGGCATTTAATGCTACGCTTCACATCAACTAACCCATCAAGCTATATTTCAATTTATTACAATAACATATTAAAGTTTTAATGGAACAACTTACACAGAATTTGAAGGACGGTAAAATGGAACTTCTCGAAGTGCCATTTCCAGCATTGACAGAAGGAAACATGCTTGTCAGGGTTCATTTCTCCGTCATCAGTGCAGGCACTGAAGGCAAGACAGTGAAGGATGCCCGCCTCGGCTATATCGGCAAAGCCCGATCACGTCAGGAGGAAGTGAAAAAGGTTATACAGGTAGCCAAAACGCAGGGCGTAATGAAAACTTACCAGATGGTAATGAACAAGCTCGAAGCTCCTTCAGCCCTGGGATATAGCTGCGCTGGCGAAGTGATTGCCGTGGCACCTGATGTCCGGGGGTTCAAGGTGGGCGACCATGTAGCGTGTGCAGGCGCAGGTGCCGTGCATTCTGAAGTGGTAAGCGTTCCAAAGAACTTGTGTGTGAAAGTGGGCGATGGCGTCCGGCTGGACCATGCTGCTTTCTCTACTATCGCGGCCATTGCGCTGCAGGGTATCCGGCAGGCCGACTTGCGCCTCGGGGAAAACTGTGTGGTGATCGGCCTTGGGCTGGTGGGACAACTTACGGTGCAAATGCTGAATGCCGCAGGTGTCGATTCCATTGGCATAGACATAGATCCGCGGCAGGTAAAGCTGGCGCAGGAAACCGGTGCAAGGCTGGCACTGGAAAGAAACGCCCCCGGCCTTGAAGACGCCATAATGGAACAAACAGGCGGTCACGGGGCGGATTCAGTAATCATTACTGCCGGTACTTCATCACTGGATCCGGTGGAATTGGCAGGTACACTTTGCCGAACCAAAGGCAAGGTAGTGATAGTAGGTGTGGTGCCAACAGGCTTCAGCCGCAAGAATTTTTACCGCAAGGAACTGGACCTGAGAATGTCCTGTAGCTACGGGCCTGGCCGCTATGATGCGAATTATGAGGAAAAGGGCATTGACTATCCCATCGGCTACGTGCGCTGGACGGAGAACCGCAACATGCAGGCTTTCCTTCACATGCTTCAAGATGGTAAGATTGACATGGAGAAGCTGATTACTCATGAATATAAATTTTTCGATGCGCCTAATGCTTATCAGATGATCCTGGACAAAAAGGAACCGTTTGTGGGCGTGGTACTGAAATATGATACCGAGAAAGAACTGACACAATCAGTAAAGGTGAGCAAGGCCACGGTATACGCAAAGGCAGATGCAAACCTGGGGTTTATTGGTGCCGGTTCATTTGGCCAGAACTTTCTGTTACCGAATGTAAAAGGAAAGGCAAACCTCGTTGGGGTGGCCACGGCCCGCAGCAACAGCGCCCGGAATATTGCCGATAAGTACGGTTTCTCCTATTGCCCTGCTGATGCTGACGAGCTTGTTAAGGATGAGAATATCAACACCCTGTTTATTGCCACTCGCCACAATACGCACGCGGAATATGTGATGAAAGGTTTGCAGAACAACAAGAACGTGTTCGTGGAAAAGCCTCTTTGCATGACCGAGGAAGAATTGGAGGAAATCCGCCAGCTTTATGATAAATCAAATGCGCGCCTCATGGTTGGTTTCAACAGGCGCTTTGCACCGCATATTAAAACGATAAAGCAGAAATTTAGCGATCAATTGCCCAAGGCGATCAATTACCGCATCAATTCAGGGAAACTACCCGATGACCATTGGATCCAGGA
This DNA window, taken from Bacteroidia bacterium, encodes the following:
- a CDS encoding bi-domain-containing oxidoreductase — translated: MEQLTQNLKDGKMELLEVPFPALTEGNMLVRVHFSVISAGTEGKTVKDARLGYIGKARSRQEEVKKVIQVAKTQGVMKTYQMVMNKLEAPSALGYSCAGEVIAVAPDVRGFKVGDHVACAGAGAVHSEVVSVPKNLCVKVGDGVRLDHAAFSTIAAIALQGIRQADLRLGENCVVIGLGLVGQLTVQMLNAAGVDSIGIDIDPRQVKLAQETGARLALERNAPGLEDAIMEQTGGHGADSVIITAGTSSLDPVELAGTLCRTKGKVVIVGVVPTGFSRKNFYRKELDLRMSCSYGPGRYDANYEEKGIDYPIGYVRWTENRNMQAFLHMLQDGKIDMEKLITHEYKFFDAPNAYQMILDKKEPFVGVVLKYDTEKELTQSVKVSKATVYAKADANLGFIGAGSFGQNFLLPNVKGKANLVGVATARSNSARNIADKYGFSYCPADADELVKDENINTLFIATRHNTHAEYVMKGLQNNKNVFVEKPLCMTEEELEEIRQLYDKSNARLMVGFNRRFAPHIKTIKQKFSDQLPKAINYRINSGKLPDDHWIQDPEIGGGRIVGEACHFIDLAMYIAGSPITSVSANGLRDAKNHLDTVTISLGFENGSVAAISYFSNGSKSVQKEYLEVFCGGMTAIVDDFKNMTLHGNKVSKDNLSSQDKGHAQELHEFLQSIKEGKPAPIPFEDVYLSTLATFKVLESIREQRKVILADEANQNVVASENGVLQD
- a CDS encoding glycosyltransferase family 4 protein is translated as MKENHPPKVVFLGKLPPPYIGPSVACQLILKSKLKDNFQLLHLDTSDHRDINTLAKMDFTNFYLAFKQYYMLFKMLVKDKPDMVYIPAGQTTISYFRDAGFILLAKLFGKKVICHLRGGNFVNWYNSTSALTKMGVRSIQKNVDGQIVLGDNLRPLFNWMMPENRIHVVPNGSNYPTIPKNGKVSDKVRILFLGNFIGTKGVLMLLKSSPAVFAKHKNVEFLFAGNWRDEPTKIEFEKFLNENPGLPVTIIGPVQGQEKFDLLSSADIFVFPTFYPNEGHPWVIVEAMSAGLPVISTDHAAISESVLDGKNGFLVEKRNPQQIADKINYLIEHPEERKRMGEESRKHYLANFTEEKMVERMTKAFNATLHIN